In one window of Plasmodium cynomolgi strain B DNA, chromosome 13, whole genome shotgun sequence DNA:
- a CDS encoding eukaryotic translation initiation factor 5A (putative), whose translation MSDHETYDNIDAGASQTYPVQAGAIKKNGHVMLKEHPCKVVDYSTSKTGKHGHAKAHIVGIDIFTGKKYEDICPTSHNMDVPVVKRTELQLIDITEDGFVSLLYDNGETKDDLSLPKDSDGNPDDVAKQIRTLFDAGKSVLVSVLSACGQEKIIAVKELSS comes from the coding sequence ATGTCAGATCACGAAACATATGATAATATCGATGCAGGAGCATCACAGACATACCCTGTGCAGGCAGGTGCGATAAAGAAAAACGGACACGTAATGCTAAAAGAGCATCCTTGCAAAGTTGTAGATTATTCAACATCCAAAACGGGGAAGCATGGTCATGCCAAGGCACACATCGTAGGAATCGATATTTTTACTggaaagaaatatgaagataTTTGCCCTACTTCTCACAATATGGATGTACCTGTGGTGAAAAGAACTGAGTTGCAGCTGATTGACATTACGGAGGATGGCTTTGTTTCTTTACTGTATGACAATGGAGAGACCAAGGATGACTTAAGCTTACCAAAGGACTCGGATGGAAACCCGGATGACGTAGCTAAGCAAATTCGTACCCTTTTCGATGCCGGCAAGTCTGTGTTAGTTAGTGTTTTGTCCGCATGTGGCCAGGAGAAGATCATCGCTGTCAAGGAGTTGTCATCTTAG